One window from the genome of Sphaerotilus microaerophilus encodes:
- a CDS encoding DMT family transporter, whose protein sequence is MPAVFVLIWSTGFIVARYGMPHAPPLSFLSLRYLLSVGCFLIWIALARVAWPRGAAQWGHLGLTGVLMHGGYLGGVWAAVRSGMGAGTVALIVGLQPLLTALWVSAQARSPLTGQALREPVTPRQWAGLLLGQGGLLLVVWHKLGIGEVTAANLSLGLLALASITVGTLYQKRHVAPCDVRSANAVQLMAALAVTAPLALLESAPVVWHPALVGALAWSVLALTLGGSSLLYLLIQRGAATRVTSLLYLVPPCTALMAWGLFGETLGGLTLAGVAMCVLGVAWVVRESH, encoded by the coding sequence ATGCCGGCGGTGTTCGTGCTCATCTGGAGCACCGGGTTCATCGTCGCGCGCTACGGCATGCCGCATGCGCCGCCGCTGAGCTTCCTGAGCCTGCGCTACCTGCTCTCGGTGGGCTGCTTCCTGATCTGGATCGCCCTGGCGCGGGTCGCCTGGCCACGCGGTGCGGCGCAGTGGGGCCACCTGGGGCTCACCGGCGTGCTGATGCATGGCGGGTATCTGGGCGGGGTCTGGGCGGCCGTGCGCAGCGGCATGGGGGCGGGCACCGTGGCGCTGATCGTCGGGCTGCAGCCGCTGCTGACGGCGCTGTGGGTATCGGCGCAGGCGCGCTCCCCGCTCACCGGCCAGGCCCTGCGCGAGCCCGTCACGCCAAGGCAGTGGGCTGGCCTGCTGCTGGGGCAGGGAGGGCTGCTGCTGGTGGTCTGGCACAAGCTCGGCATCGGCGAGGTGACCGCCGCCAACCTGTCGCTCGGCCTGCTCGCGCTGGCCAGCATCACGGTGGGCACGCTCTACCAGAAGCGCCATGTCGCGCCCTGCGATGTGCGCTCTGCCAATGCGGTGCAGCTGATGGCTGCCCTGGCGGTGACCGCGCCGCTGGCACTGCTGGAGAGTGCCCCGGTGGTCTGGCACCCGGCGTTGGTCGGCGCGCTGGCCTGGTCGGTGCTGGCCCTCACGCTGGGGGGCAGTTCGCTGCTGTACCTGCTGATCCAGCGTGGTGCGGCGACCCGCGTGACCAGCCTGCTGTACCTCGTGCCGCCCTGCACGGCACTGATGGCCTGGGGGCTGTTCGGCGAGACGCTGGGCGGGCTCACGCTGGCTGGCGTGGCGATGTGCGTGCTCGGCGTGGCCTGGGTGGTGAGGGAGTCGCATTGA
- a CDS encoding HU family DNA-binding protein encodes MNKSELIDHIAEQADISKAAAARALEAVIGGVTDTLARGDSLTLVGFGTFAVSTREERSGRNPRTGATIQIKASKVPRFRPGKALRDAIV; translated from the coding sequence GTGAACAAGTCCGAATTGATTGACCACATCGCCGAACAGGCGGACATTTCGAAGGCCGCTGCCGCGCGAGCCCTGGAGGCGGTGATCGGCGGCGTGACGGACACGCTGGCCCGTGGCGACAGCCTGACCCTGGTGGGCTTCGGTACCTTCGCCGTGTCCACCCGCGAAGAGCGCAGCGGCCGCAACCCGCGCACTGGCGCAACCATCCAGATCAAGGCGTCCAAGGTGCCCCGGTTCCGTCCCGGCAAGGCGCTGCGCGACGCCATCGTCTGA
- the pgsA gene encoding CDP-diacylglycerol--glycerol-3-phosphate 3-phosphatidyltransferase, whose protein sequence is MFFTLPTLLTWARIVAIPLVIGIFYLPVDLRSANLWATLLFIVVAATDWLDGYLARRLNQTSSFGAFLDPVADKLLVTAALLVLLQLDRVNALVALIIIGREITISALREWMAQIGASRSVAVHMLGKLKTTAQLAAIPFLLYDGLLFGVIDTRWWGTVAILVASVLTVWSMAYYLRKALPEIRAKAR, encoded by the coding sequence ATGTTTTTCACCCTGCCGACGCTGCTCACCTGGGCGCGCATCGTTGCCATCCCCCTGGTGATCGGGATCTTCTACCTGCCGGTGGACCTCCGTTCGGCCAACCTGTGGGCGACGCTGCTCTTCATCGTCGTGGCGGCCACCGACTGGCTGGACGGCTACCTGGCCCGCCGGCTGAACCAGACCTCGTCGTTCGGCGCCTTCCTCGACCCGGTGGCCGACAAGCTGCTCGTGACTGCCGCGTTGCTGGTCCTGCTGCAGCTCGACCGTGTCAACGCCCTGGTGGCGTTGATCATCATCGGGCGGGAAATCACCATCTCGGCGCTGCGCGAGTGGATGGCGCAGATCGGCGCGTCGCGCAGCGTGGCGGTGCACATGCTGGGCAAGCTCAAGACCACCGCCCAGCTGGCCGCCATCCCCTTCCTGCTCTATGACGGCCTGCTGTTCGGTGTCATCGACACGCGCTGGTGGGGCACGGTGGCGATCCTGGTGGCCAGCGTGCTGACGGTCTGGTCGATGGCCTACTACCTGCGCAAGGCACTGCCCGAAATCCGGGCCAAGGCGCGCTGA
- a CDS encoding SurA N-terminal domain-containing protein yields MFDFVRRHNRILQFVLVLLIFPSFVVFGIQGYQRYTEGNSAVARVDGRDVTQTEWDAAHREQAERMRAQVPGIDAKLLDSPEFKRQTLDQLVRQRVLFAAVADQHLAPTDDQLARVYQTDPNYAWLLKADKAARRDMLAARGLNEAMLDAQVRQDLALRQVLLGVSGSVLAPQSAATAALDAYFQQREVQVLRLEAKDYLAKVQASDAEVQAFYDEPGNAARFLSQEAASIDYLLLDLAAISRTITVADDELHKYYEENAARFGQPQERRARHILIAVPAGAAADAKAQAKARAVALVAELKKSRGSFAELARKHSGDAESASRGGDLEWAGRGAMVSKAFEDAVFALQKGALAEQPVETEFGFHVIELLDVRGGERRSFDSVRAEIEAEVKKQLAQRRYAEAAEQFTNLVEQEDTLKPVADKLKLELRHAEGVGRAGSGEPAGVLRSPKLLEALFQSQNLSGKRNTEVVEIGANQLVAAHVVKYAPARRQALADVREQVRAAVLQRKAAQAARDDGAARLKEWQAKQDAPAGLGAAVLVSRNKPNGLSPALLDAVLRASPTGLPRWEGVDLGGEGYAVVRLHKVLPADATALGDAAQARAQYAQIWGQAEGEAYYAALRKRYKASVTGKAAAAADVAASGASR; encoded by the coding sequence ATGTTCGATTTCGTTCGCCGCCACAACCGGATCCTGCAGTTCGTGCTCGTGCTGCTGATCTTCCCGTCCTTCGTGGTGTTCGGCATCCAGGGCTACCAGCGCTACACCGAGGGCAATTCAGCGGTGGCGCGTGTGGACGGCCGCGATGTGACCCAGACGGAGTGGGATGCCGCCCACCGCGAGCAGGCCGAGCGCATGCGTGCCCAGGTGCCTGGCATCGATGCCAAGCTGCTCGACTCGCCCGAGTTCAAGCGGCAGACACTCGATCAGCTGGTGCGCCAACGGGTGCTCTTCGCCGCCGTGGCCGACCAGCACCTGGCGCCCACCGACGACCAACTGGCGCGCGTCTACCAGACCGACCCCAACTACGCCTGGCTGCTCAAGGCCGACAAGGCGGCTCGCCGTGACATGCTGGCCGCTCGCGGCCTGAACGAGGCGATGCTCGATGCCCAGGTGCGCCAGGACCTCGCCTTGCGCCAGGTCCTGCTCGGCGTCAGCGGCTCGGTGCTGGCGCCGCAGTCGGCCGCCACCGCGGCGCTCGACGCCTACTTCCAGCAGCGCGAGGTGCAGGTGCTGCGCCTGGAAGCCAAGGACTACCTCGCCAAGGTCCAGGCCAGCGACGCCGAGGTGCAGGCCTTCTACGACGAGCCGGGCAACGCCGCGCGCTTCCTGTCCCAGGAGGCCGCCAGCATCGACTACCTGCTGCTCGATCTCGCCGCGATCTCGCGCACGATCACCGTGGCCGATGACGAGCTGCACAAGTACTACGAAGAGAACGCTGCGCGCTTCGGCCAGCCGCAGGAGCGCCGCGCACGCCACATCCTGATCGCCGTGCCTGCCGGTGCAGCGGCCGATGCCAAGGCCCAGGCCAAGGCCCGTGCTGTGGCGCTGGTCGCCGAGCTGAAGAAGTCGCGCGGCAGCTTCGCCGAGCTGGCACGAAAGCACTCCGGCGACGCCGAATCCGCTTCGCGCGGTGGCGACCTGGAGTGGGCTGGCCGTGGCGCGATGGTCTCCAAGGCCTTCGAGGACGCCGTGTTCGCGCTGCAGAAGGGCGCACTGGCCGAGCAACCGGTCGAGACCGAGTTCGGCTTCCACGTCATCGAACTGCTGGACGTGCGCGGCGGCGAGCGCCGCAGCTTCGACAGCGTGCGCGCCGAGATCGAGGCTGAGGTCAAGAAACAGCTGGCCCAACGCCGTTATGCCGAGGCGGCCGAGCAGTTCACCAACCTGGTCGAGCAGGAGGATACGCTCAAGCCCGTGGCCGACAAGCTCAAGCTCGAACTGCGCCACGCCGAGGGGGTCGGCCGAGCCGGCTCTGGCGAGCCCGCCGGAGTGCTGCGCAGCCCGAAGCTGCTGGAGGCCCTGTTCCAATCCCAGAACCTCAGCGGCAAGCGCAACACCGAAGTGGTCGAGATCGGCGCCAACCAGTTGGTGGCCGCGCACGTCGTGAAGTACGCCCCGGCACGTCGCCAAGCCCTGGCCGATGTGCGTGAGCAGGTCCGCGCCGCGGTGCTGCAACGCAAGGCCGCCCAGGCGGCACGCGACGACGGTGCTGCGCGACTCAAGGAGTGGCAGGCCAAGCAGGACGCGCCCGCCGGCCTGGGTGCGGCCGTGCTGGTGTCGCGCAACAAGCCGAACGGCCTGTCGCCGGCTCTGCTCGATGCCGTCCTGCGCGCCTCGCCCACCGGGCTGCCGCGCTGGGAAGGGGTCGACCTGGGCGGGGAAGGCTACGCCGTGGTGCGCCTGCACAAGGTGCTCCCTGCCGA